The genomic segment ATTAGTAGTATAGTAATTCCTTCCCGTACTTGGTATCTCGGATGGAAGTAGAGTGTTTTCATAGGACACGGGTAGCGAATGAGGAGCTGGTAGTGGTCCACCATCCTCAGGCGCCATAGCGTagcgcgcgtcgcgagaAGGAAAGTGACGAGTATGCTCCAGACGCGTTTCGTGCTATCAAGTCCTATTAGGTGAATGTAGGTGAATGTGGAGAATTACACGCTCTCTGTGGTGGGGTCGAGGGACAGGTCCGGAATACTGGCCGTGCTGTGTAGGCGTTCTGCATCAGGATTGAGCAACAGTTGATGCAGAAGAAAGTTGGCGAGCGACTTGTTGGTCCAGTAACTCACGTGGGAGCGCAACATATCAATGTATTGCGAAAACTGCGGTGAGCGTAGGCATACGTACGGAACTGGCATAGCCCACATCCATAACATAATCAATGCATCCATTGGGATTGAGCGCGCGGAATCGACGTTCGCCCCGTTCCATTTCTTCGAGAGGAATGGGTCTGGATCTTGGTGTGTCAGGGACCTGCTTGGCATCCAGGGGAGGCGTTTCTTGTGACTGCCGTTcatccacgacgcgcttTAATAGCTTGCCCATATTCACGCGTGGTTCCTCCAGTGCGTCCGGCAGCAGAGCAGGATCACGGGGCACATGAACAGGACGTACTAAGCGTGCATAAGGTGCATCTGAGGTGGCTGACATCTGAAAACTGATGGGATCCGTTGCGATATAAAGCTGCGAGTGAGTAGACGGCACGTACATTGTAGATGGACTCGACGGCCAAGCATCCCATTTGCCCAACTTGGTCGGACGTGGCATCTTCATAATCTTCCTCGGAGCGACGGCGAGCAACCAGGCGGGCACCGTTCATGTAAAAGAGAAGGGGAAGTGGTGATCCAATGCAGAAAAAGTGGCGGACATTGAATAGCAAGTGGCGCGACGTGTTGTGGATATCATGCGTTGCCGTCTCACAGAGGGGCGGCACTTGGGTCGGTTGGTCCTTCAAAATATCAGCAGCTAGCATGGATCCCAGTGAATGACCAAGGATAGAAACACGGCCACCCTGTCGCTCAAAGTCAGGATTACGCTGAACAAACAAGCGATACAGGCGGTTCATTTCCAagagcacgctgcgctcCATCATGTCGTGGTGCTTGGAGAAGTAAAAGGGGATATCAAGGAGCACTTTGTTGACAAACGTACGCACTGTGGGAATCGAGGTTGCGTTTCCAATGTCTTCGAGAGTATACATGCCGTGCTCAGGATCAAATTCTAAagtgcgccgccagcaAATGGGTATCAGTTTGACACGGCCCCCATTCAGGAGGCACTTGAGCTCTGGGTTCTGAGACTGTGAGCGCATGATATTGCGAAGCCGATCTAGATCATGCACAAAGTGCATGGAGGTATAATCCTCCGAGAGTTTCTGGCCGATGCCATGGATACAAAAGAGGAGCTCCGGCGGTCGATTGGATGTGCTAGGCATATCGAAGTCATCATCAAAGGGATCCCGGGGACGAGCTTGTTCGTCGACATCTTCGACTCGTGGGCTCATTCTGGGCGACTTGCTTGGCCAAGCTCGTGACAAAAACGCTTCACTAA from the Malassezia restricta chromosome II, complete sequence genome contains:
- a CDS encoding DDHD domain protein translates to MEAVVGTSPTKSPTEQKEPPVSAVWFHSHGRIWVPFPEDDIASLEETWGVVKDELARAAASRPVPENAQTQRGWLSTSFWGEQANEQDSVLPPRPPRPMPTEKQAVPTYRLTDPDEPEEQRRFRVPVLEDHLFDVDMERMIMYPALWAGYDQQVVRATWFYVASDGACSPIACNSPLEQDIILAYNTAQPWRLAQRLKGTLSKNRKADEPPVQYNLASVVGGAKIQFESAYSARVYAQNFGSKLFPFLREAVIVRGFDHARDISERYGSRLSSWQRRPEPASPRRTPSASPAMTAEDMNMKAESNTSAEEDSNPTGIISERTAPDPTVSPTPWVPLSEAFLSRAWPSKSPRMSPRVEDVDEQARPRDPFDDDFDMPSTSNRPPELLFCIHGIGQKLSEDYTSMHFVHDLDRLRNIMRSQSQNPELKCLLNGGRVKLIPICWRRTLEFDPEHGMYTLEDIGNATSIPTVRTFVNKVLLDIPFYFSKHHDMMERSVLLEMNRLYRLFVQRNPDFERQGGRVSILGHSLGSMLAADILKDQPTQVPPLCETATHDIHNTSRHLLFNVRHFFCIGSPLPLLFYMNGARLVARRRSEEDYEDATSDQVGQMGCLAVESIYNLYIATDPISFQMSATSDAPYARLVRPVHVPRDPALLPDALEEPRVNMGKLLKRVVDERQSQETPPLDAKQVPDTPRSRPIPLEEMERGERRFRALNPNGCIDYVMDVGYASSFSQYIDMLRSHVSYWTNKSLANFLLHQLLLNPDAERLHSTASIPDLSLDPTTESV